From Chengkuizengella sediminis, one genomic window encodes:
- a CDS encoding TetR/AcrR family transcriptional regulator, which produces MELSRRERKKMETTANILKSARHLFRDQGYEHTSIEEITEMTDIAKSTFFKHFPNKESLLIGIAEEEVEDVLKLLQDEKFQTSNIFGKINQIMIRLLEDSIPYLELTGRVLFTTMINESTTESPFSKIRKLLEDLVQAGQEQGEITEDYSYIDIVTLLMGSYYGVLFKWLEQGDSTGSVVELERGLQLLFQGIKV; this is translated from the coding sequence ATGGAATTATCACGTAGAGAAAGAAAAAAGATGGAAACTACAGCAAACATTCTTAAATCAGCACGACATTTGTTCCGTGATCAAGGATACGAACACACATCCATAGAAGAAATCACTGAAATGACGGATATTGCTAAGAGTACGTTTTTTAAACATTTCCCTAACAAAGAGAGTTTGTTAATTGGTATTGCAGAGGAAGAAGTAGAGGATGTACTGAAACTATTACAGGATGAAAAGTTCCAAACCTCCAATATATTTGGAAAAATAAATCAAATTATGATTCGACTTTTAGAAGATTCCATTCCATATTTGGAGCTTACTGGACGCGTTCTTTTTACGACGATGATAAACGAGTCGACAACAGAATCTCCATTTTCAAAAATAAGAAAGTTGTTAGAGGATCTAGTACAAGCAGGTCAAGAGCAAGGAGAAATAACGGAAGATTATTCCTATATTGATATTGTAACTTTGCTAATGGGGAGTTATTACGGTGTTTTGTTTAAATGGCTCGAACAAGGAGACAGTACAGGTTCAGTTGTTGAATTGGAAAGAGGTTTACAATTGCTTTTTCAAGGGATCAAAGTATAA
- a CDS encoding xylulokinase — protein sequence MGEYIISHDVGTSSNKTVLVDTRGNIVATASAPYPLLTPHPNWVEQNPQDYWNAITKTTKEVLEISQISPKDILGIIYTTQAMGIIPIDHQGNVLRPNISWVDGRAEKQAQKIMSKFLGERMFKSIVGTTIMGKDVIPKLLWIKEIEPEIYNTTKFFLDVNGYLKFKSTGIPIMEWSGASSYGFNLKKKDWLKTFFQICGIDTHKLPPLVRSIDQVGGLTKEAAQEMNLLEGTPVFGGCDDVQSAAVGADAIGEGEAHIYLGTSAWVCVSTEKNLKFKNGAAVIQSADPNMNQVVGITEAAGSCIQWIADQFYKHEKADETIDNVYALMDAQVKDIPPGSDYLICTPWMLGERCPVSTTTTRATLFNISLEHTREHMMRAVYEGVSYNISWILENFKKDYGFEVSTLKLIGGGSLDDQWMQILADVTQKPVNTVANPQMAGAIGGAICAAIGLGIYKDFSCTKDLIQIDKHIKPNSKNAKIYNELLSSYKSIYYSLNKSYAQINASRF from the coding sequence ATGGGGGAATATATCATTTCTCATGATGTAGGTACAAGTTCTAACAAAACCGTTTTAGTAGATACGAGGGGAAACATAGTAGCTACAGCTTCAGCTCCCTATCCTTTACTCACCCCTCATCCAAACTGGGTTGAGCAAAATCCGCAAGATTATTGGAATGCAATTACTAAAACTACAAAAGAGGTTTTAGAAATATCACAAATCTCACCTAAAGACATCCTTGGAATCATCTATACAACGCAAGCAATGGGAATCATCCCCATTGATCATCAAGGGAATGTGTTGCGACCAAATATTTCCTGGGTAGACGGTCGAGCTGAGAAACAAGCTCAGAAAATTATGAGCAAATTTTTGGGGGAGCGAATGTTTAAAAGCATCGTTGGTACTACAATCATGGGGAAAGATGTCATACCTAAACTTCTTTGGATAAAGGAGATCGAGCCTGAAATTTATAACACAACAAAATTTTTCTTAGATGTAAACGGTTACTTAAAGTTTAAGTCCACTGGAATTCCGATTATGGAATGGTCTGGCGCTTCATCTTATGGTTTTAATTTAAAGAAAAAAGATTGGTTAAAAACATTTTTTCAAATTTGTGGGATTGATACTCATAAATTACCTCCACTTGTGCGTTCAATTGATCAAGTAGGTGGATTAACGAAAGAAGCAGCACAAGAAATGAATTTACTTGAAGGCACTCCTGTTTTTGGTGGATGTGATGATGTGCAAAGTGCTGCAGTGGGTGCTGATGCTATAGGAGAAGGTGAGGCTCATATTTATTTAGGGACTTCAGCTTGGGTATGTGTCTCAACAGAAAAAAATTTAAAATTCAAAAATGGTGCAGCTGTGATTCAAAGTGCTGATCCAAACATGAATCAAGTTGTAGGAATTACAGAAGCAGCTGGTTCTTGCATTCAATGGATCGCGGATCAGTTTTATAAACATGAAAAAGCAGATGAAACCATCGATAATGTATATGCATTGATGGATGCACAGGTTAAGGATATTCCTCCTGGATCTGACTATCTCATTTGTACTCCTTGGATGTTAGGAGAACGCTGTCCAGTAAGCACCACCACTACAAGAGCTACTTTATTTAATATCAGTCTTGAACATACGAGGGAGCATATGATGCGTGCGGTTTATGAAGGGGTTTCCTATAACATCAGTTGGATTTTGGAAAATTTTAAAAAGGACTATGGATTTGAAGTTTCTACTCTCAAGTTAATTGGAGGTGGATCATTGGATGATCAATGGATGCAAATTTTGGCAGATGTCACACAAAAACCAGTGAATACCGTTGCTAACCCACAAATGGCTGGAGCGATTGGTGGAGCGATCTGCGCAGCAATTGGCTTAGGGATTTATAAAGATTTTAGCTGTACAAAAGATTTGATTCAAATCGATAAACATATTAAACCTAATTCAAAAAATGCAAAGATCTATAACGAACTGCTCTCATCTTATAAATCAATCTATTATTCTTTAAATAAATCATACGCCCAAATCAATGCATCCCGTTTTTAA
- a CDS encoding MFS transporter, whose translation MKKSNISGYRWIVLLSILPILATTNLFWLTFAPVTGIAEKFYGVSSLSIAFLSMSFMLVYILMVLPASWLIDTYGFKIAVGFGAIITAGFGLMRGIWGDHFTIVVIAQMGVAIGQPFLMNSITKVAARWFPVNERATASGIAMMAGSVGMILALVLTPIFVEQYGFTKMLNIYGMISLISAVLFLIFAKERPKYPLVGAEITEQSFSFKGLKQMISRKNFIYLMACIFIVLGIFNAIMTWIESILSPRGITASEAGLVGGLLVIFGLFGSVILPYISDRIHKRRLLIIIPLAASVPGFIGITFLSQYSLILISAAFIGFFVMGAGPIAFQYGAEIASPVPEGTSFGILMLMGQISGVIFTYVMDLLKMNATGSFTPSLILLILFMFIAIWLATKLKESTMIQNNSIPNANHTLNV comes from the coding sequence ATGAAAAAATCAAATATTTCTGGGTATCGATGGATAGTGCTTCTCTCAATATTACCTATTCTTGCTACAACAAATTTATTTTGGCTAACATTTGCACCTGTTACTGGAATAGCAGAAAAGTTTTATGGTGTTTCAAGTCTTAGTATTGCTTTTCTGTCCATGAGTTTTATGTTGGTATACATTTTGATGGTATTACCAGCATCGTGGTTGATAGATACGTATGGATTTAAAATTGCTGTAGGTTTTGGTGCAATCATTACGGCTGGGTTTGGCTTAATGAGGGGAATTTGGGGGGATCATTTTACAATCGTAGTTATTGCCCAAATGGGTGTAGCCATTGGTCAACCTTTTTTAATGAACTCTATTACGAAAGTCGCTGCTAGATGGTTTCCAGTTAATGAAAGAGCAACGGCTTCAGGCATTGCCATGATGGCAGGATCTGTTGGCATGATACTTGCACTAGTTCTAACCCCTATTTTCGTAGAACAATATGGATTTACAAAAATGTTGAATATTTATGGGATGATATCCCTTATATCTGCTGTTCTATTTCTCATTTTTGCAAAGGAACGCCCGAAATATCCTTTGGTTGGAGCTGAAATTACTGAACAGTCATTCTCATTCAAGGGATTAAAACAAATGATTTCTAGAAAGAATTTCATTTACCTTATGGCCTGTATTTTTATCGTGTTAGGTATCTTTAATGCGATAATGACTTGGATTGAAAGCATCTTAAGCCCTAGAGGCATTACTGCTTCAGAAGCAGGTTTAGTCGGAGGACTTCTCGTTATCTTTGGTTTATTTGGCTCTGTCATTTTACCGTATATTTCAGATCGTATTCATAAAAGAAGACTATTAATCATTATTCCGTTGGCTGCTTCCGTTCCTGGTTTTATCGGCATCACTTTTCTATCTCAATACAGTTTGATTTTAATTTCAGCTGCTTTCATAGGTTTTTTCGTTATGGGTGCAGGACCTATCGCTTTTCAATATGGTGCAGAAATAGCTTCTCCAGTACCTGAAGGAACATCATTTGGAATTCTCATGTTGATGGGTCAAATTTCAGGTGTCATATTCACTTATGTAATGGACTTATTAAAAATGAATGCAACAGGTTCTTTCACTCCATCTTTAATATTACTTATTCTATTCATGTTCATTGCGATATGGTTAGCAACAAAATTAAAAGAATCAACGATGATTCAAAACAATTCAATTCCTAATGCTAATCATACTCTGAATGTTTAA
- a CDS encoding class II aldolase/adducin family protein: protein MNIQEAKSVVCDAGKKLLAIGLVEGTWGNISVKVDDNTMVITPSGKKYENQTPDDMVVVNIHDLSYEGPLKPSSERGLHAEIYKERKNINAVVHNHSTHACTVAASRKDIPPIMDDMVQIVGPSIRVADYAISGTKKLTKNVVKALKGRNGALLANHGAVCIGRDLDEAFVTCQVLEKACKIFIDVQSIGGGVPINKVEALAMHQYYLKKYSKQAMK from the coding sequence ATGAATATTCAAGAAGCAAAAAGCGTCGTTTGTGATGCAGGTAAAAAATTGTTAGCAATCGGCCTAGTTGAGGGCACTTGGGGAAATATTAGCGTTAAAGTAGATGACAATACGATGGTTATCACTCCAAGTGGTAAAAAATATGAAAACCAAACACCTGATGATATGGTTGTTGTTAATATTCACGATTTAAGTTATGAAGGACCTCTTAAACCTTCATCAGAACGTGGATTACACGCAGAAATTTATAAAGAGAGAAAAAATATCAATGCAGTCGTTCATAACCATTCCACACATGCATGTACTGTCGCCGCTTCTCGCAAAGACATTCCTCCAATAATGGATGATATGGTACAAATTGTAGGTCCAAGTATTCGAGTTGCAGACTATGCCATCTCTGGTACGAAAAAGTTAACTAAAAACGTAGTGAAGGCTTTAAAAGGAAGAAATGGAGCATTACTTGCTAATCATGGGGCAGTATGTATTGGAAGAGATCTCGATGAGGCCTTTGTCACATGTCAGGTACTAGAAAAAGCATGTAAAATTTTTATTGATGTACAGAGTATTGGTGGAGGAGTTCCTATCAATAAAGTTGAAGCTTTAGCGATGCATCAATACTATTTGAAAAAGTATTCTAAACAAGCGATGAAATAA